A stretch of Campylobacter gracilis DNA encodes these proteins:
- a CDS encoding nucleotide sugar dehydrogenase: protein MKIAIIGLGYVGLPLAAAFAAKHEVVGFDVSQERIDELRGGHDRTLELSDEELAAAIQNGLKFSAKLDDMRQSNFYIVCVPTPVDRLNRPDLTPLIKASESVGAVLKKGDIVVYESTVYPGATEEDCVPVLERVSGLKFNRDFFCGYSPERINPGDKIHTVTKIKKIVSASTLEALDVVDSVYLSILQNGTFRASSIKVAEAAKVIENTQRDINIGFINELAILFGKLGINTNDVIDAAATKWNFLSFRPGLVGGHCIGIDPYYLAQKATEVGYHPEIILSSRRINDNMGSYVATEVVKMMIKYDEKVKGAKVLILGLTFKENCPDTRNTRVVDMINELKNFGCEVSVYDPWASAADAKRYYDIDLLQKPDLRKFDCVVIAVAHKQFFELDYAGSLVYDVKNVYKGAQGKL, encoded by the coding sequence ATGAAAATAGCGATAATCGGGCTTGGCTACGTTGGGCTTCCTTTGGCGGCAGCGTTTGCCGCGAAACACGAGGTCGTGGGCTTTGACGTCTCGCAGGAGCGCATAGACGAGCTGCGCGGCGGGCACGATCGCACACTGGAGCTTAGCGACGAGGAGCTTGCTGCGGCGATTCAAAACGGGCTTAAATTTAGCGCAAAGTTAGATGATATGAGGCAGAGCAATTTTTATATCGTGTGCGTGCCGACGCCCGTAGATAGGCTAAATCGTCCCGATCTCACGCCGCTAATCAAGGCCAGCGAAAGCGTCGGAGCCGTGCTTAAAAAGGGCGACATCGTCGTGTATGAAAGCACCGTCTATCCGGGCGCTACGGAGGAGGACTGCGTGCCGGTTTTAGAGCGCGTAAGCGGGCTAAAATTTAACCGCGATTTTTTCTGCGGATATTCGCCCGAGCGGATCAATCCGGGCGATAAAATTCACACCGTCACTAAGATTAAAAAGATCGTCTCGGCAAGCACCCTGGAGGCTTTAGACGTCGTAGATAGCGTCTATCTTAGCATCCTGCAAAACGGCACCTTTCGCGCTAGCAGCATAAAGGTCGCCGAGGCCGCGAAGGTGATCGAAAACACCCAGCGCGACATCAATATCGGCTTTATCAACGAGCTTGCGATCCTGTTCGGCAAGCTCGGTATCAACACCAACGACGTCATCGACGCGGCGGCTACGAAGTGGAATTTCTTAAGCTTCCGTCCGGGGCTCGTGGGCGGGCACTGCATCGGCATCGATCCGTATTATCTGGCGCAGAAAGCGACCGAGGTGGGCTATCACCCAGAAATCATCCTCTCAAGCCGCCGCATCAACGATAATATGGGAAGCTACGTCGCTACGGAGGTCGTTAAGATGATGATAAAATACGACGAAAAGGTAAAGGGCGCGAAGGTCTTGATCTTGGGGCTGACGTTTAAAGAAAACTGCCCCGACACCCGCAATACGCGCGTCGTGGATATGATAAACGAGCTTAAAAATTTCGGCTGCGAGGTAAGCGTCTATGATCCTTGGGCGAGCGCTGCCGACGCTAAGAGATACTACGACATCGATCTGCTGCAAAAGCCCGATTTGCGCAAATTTGACTGCGTCGTAATCGCCGTGGCGCATAAGCAATTTTTCGAGCTTGATTACGCAGGCTCGCTGGTTTACGACGTGAAAAACGTCTATAAAGGTGCGCAAGGAAAGCTCTGA
- the alaS gene encoding alanine--tRNA ligase: protein MDIRSEYLNFFASKGHQIIPSAPLVPDDDSLLFTNAGMVPFKSIFTGAVPRPTPPIRTSCQTCIRAGGKHNDLDNVGYTARHHTFFEMLGNFSFGEYFKEQAIAYAWEFITEILKLPKDKLYVTVHEKDDKAYEFWARHIARERIYRFGDHDNFWAMGDTGPCGPCSEIFYDQGEEHFHSPEDYMGGDGDRFLEIWNLVFMQYERSKDGKLSPLPKPSIDTGMGLERVTAIKEGKFSNYDSSLFMPLIDEVAKLCGRPYVYESGASYRVIADHIRSVVFLLAQGTNFNREGRGYVLRRILRRAVRHGYLLGIKEPFMYRLVDKVCELMGGHYAYLNEKKEAVKEQIKLEEERFFATLANGIELFNEELARTKEIFSGEVAFKLYDTYGFPLDLTADMLREKNLRVDEAKFDALMSEQRQIAKAAWKGSGDKNVRGDFKALLEKFGENKFSGYEELSRTSKVLALLNEDFAEVDELKAGDIGWAMFDVTPFYAQSGGQTGDSGEVESIADVFDTQKFYGLNLSHLRLNRNLKIGDIVGLKVSEEREQIARHHSATHLLHAALRAVLGAHIAQAGSLVEADRLRFDFSHPKALSDEELAKIEEFVNNAVCKGCAAKTEIMDIDDAKNSGAIALFGEKYGSKVRVVSFGEISKELCGGIHVRNLSEIGSFFIVKESGVSAGVRRIEAVCSRAALNLALQNRAKLAEISAELKGIEPLRAIEKLKDEIRSLKDQIKHASSSHALAFLNVGDTKLCVASVESGDIKTMIDEFKNSHEKAAIMLMQVGADGKISIAAGVKNAPIKAGEWVKLVAQILGGGGGGRDDFATAGGKDVLKIEEAIKEAISYAKGKI from the coding sequence ATGGATATTAGAAGCGAATATTTAAATTTCTTTGCGAGCAAGGGGCATCAGATCATCCCTAGTGCGCCGCTGGTGCCAGATGATGATAGCTTGCTGTTTACAAACGCGGGCATGGTGCCCTTTAAAAGCATATTTACAGGAGCCGTTCCGCGCCCGACGCCGCCTATCCGCACGAGCTGTCAGACCTGCATCCGCGCCGGCGGCAAGCACAACGACCTAGACAACGTCGGCTACACCGCGCGCCACCATACGTTTTTTGAGATGCTTGGCAATTTCAGCTTCGGCGAGTATTTCAAAGAGCAGGCGATCGCCTATGCGTGGGAGTTTATCACTGAAATTTTAAAGCTTCCTAAAGACAAACTCTATGTCACCGTGCACGAAAAGGACGACAAAGCTTACGAGTTCTGGGCACGCCACATAGCGCGGGAGCGCATATATCGCTTCGGTGATCACGATAACTTTTGGGCGATGGGCGATACCGGACCGTGCGGGCCGTGCAGCGAAATTTTTTACGATCAGGGTGAGGAGCATTTTCACTCGCCAGAGGATTATATGGGCGGCGACGGCGACCGCTTTTTAGAGATTTGGAATTTAGTTTTTATGCAGTATGAGCGCAGCAAAGACGGCAAGCTTAGCCCGCTTCCAAAGCCTAGCATTGACACGGGCATGGGGCTTGAGCGCGTCACGGCGATTAAGGAGGGCAAGTTTAGCAACTACGACAGCTCGCTTTTTATGCCGCTAATTGATGAGGTTGCAAAGCTTTGCGGCAGGCCTTACGTTTATGAAAGCGGCGCGAGCTACCGCGTCATCGCCGATCATATCCGCTCGGTCGTGTTTTTGCTAGCGCAGGGAACGAATTTTAATCGCGAGGGCAGGGGATATGTTTTGCGCAGAATTCTGCGCCGCGCCGTGCGTCACGGCTATCTGCTCGGCATCAAAGAGCCCTTTATGTATCGCCTCGTGGATAAAGTATGCGAGCTAATGGGCGGGCACTATGCCTATCTAAACGAGAAAAAGGAAGCCGTAAAGGAGCAGATCAAGCTCGAAGAGGAGCGGTTTTTTGCCACTTTGGCAAACGGCATCGAGCTTTTTAACGAGGAGCTTGCGCGCACTAAAGAAATTTTTAGCGGCGAGGTCGCGTTTAAGTTATACGATACCTACGGCTTTCCGCTCGATCTGACCGCTGATATGCTGCGCGAGAAAAATTTGCGCGTGGATGAGGCTAAATTTGACGCGCTTATGAGCGAGCAAAGGCAGATAGCTAAAGCCGCATGGAAGGGCAGTGGCGATAAAAACGTCCGTGGCGATTTTAAGGCGCTGCTAGAGAAATTTGGTGAGAATAAATTTAGCGGTTACGAAGAGCTTAGCCGCACGAGCAAGGTTTTAGCGCTACTTAACGAGGATTTTGCGGAAGTGGATGAGCTCAAAGCCGGCGATATCGGCTGGGCGATGTTTGATGTGACTCCGTTTTACGCACAAAGCGGCGGTCAGACGGGCGATAGCGGCGAAGTGGAGTCCATAGCCGATGTGTTTGATACGCAGAAATTTTATGGGCTAAATTTATCCCACTTGCGCCTTAATCGTAACCTAAAAATTGGCGATATCGTCGGGCTCAAGGTTTCTGAGGAGCGTGAGCAGATTGCACGCCATCACAGCGCGACACATCTTTTACACGCGGCGCTTCGTGCGGTGCTAGGGGCTCATATCGCTCAAGCAGGAAGCTTAGTCGAAGCAGATCGCTTAAGATTTGACTTCTCGCATCCTAAGGCGCTTAGCGACGAGGAGCTAGCTAAAATCGAGGAATTTGTAAATAATGCCGTTTGCAAGGGCTGTGCGGCAAAAACTGAGATTATGGATATAGATGATGCTAAAAACAGCGGCGCGATTGCGCTTTTTGGCGAAAAATATGGCTCAAAAGTGCGCGTTGTGAGTTTTGGAGAGATTAGTAAGGAGCTTTGCGGCGGAATTCACGTGCGTAATTTAAGCGAAATAGGGTCGTTTTTTATAGTCAAAGAAAGCGGTGTAAGTGCGGGTGTTAGGCGTATCGAGGCAGTTTGTTCGCGCGCTGCTTTAAATTTAGCGCTTCAAAATCGCGCTAAGCTTGCTGAAATTTCTGCGGAGCTAAAAGGGATTGAGCCTCTCCGCGCGATTGAGAAATTAAAAGATGAGATCAGATCGCTAAAAGATCAGATCAAGCATGCAAGCAGTTCCCATGCACTGGCGTTTTTAAATGTTGGCGATACCAAACTTTGCGTAGCCTCGGTCGAAAGCGGCGATATAAAAACTATGATAGATGAGTTTAAAAATAGCCACGAAAAGGCGGCGATAATGCTGATGCAAGTAGGCGCCGACGGTAAAATTTCAATTGCAGCAGGCGTTAAAAACGCACCTATTAAAGCAGGTGAGTGGGTTAAGCTCGTAGCGCAAATTTTAGGCGGCGGCGGCGGCGGACGCGATGATTTTGCAACCGCAGGCGGCAAGGACGTGCTAAAAATCGAAGAAGCGATCAAAGAGGCGATCTCTTACGCAAAAGGCAAAATTTGA
- a CDS encoding ankyrin repeat domain-containing protein: protein MKTFLKTLLKIIKNIFKGIFYTAVFIGLFALALKVQTGRFKSTSSHYTVTANTKVDPNSELAKYVTQKEINAVGYRYWDIDEEEVRDNPTMELLRRSLKSKDTDKILKFMQDNNISVDTPLHFGVTPLMYASFYDDEKTAKKLIEMGADPHKKDNYELSPMAYAMENNATKSVRLLLDSGVKFDEVEIVQETYGIMDVENWIDSVSFDENATPIIHYRTKEVLFSGGGEPYYFISHLVRNNMYDIMKMVLESGYRPYTYSTFNMGEVSVSNKLEEIPGYKNIKNTNKEYGVEEFRLYMSVYGGLLDVPEPGAMIDLLLQYDIGGIPNDEFLKRMYDDKCYETYRYDIAVGYYKMGSMFDSAFLQKHCSDKNATFKNIKEYILFAVGQKKLMK, encoded by the coding sequence TTGAAGACCTTTTTGAAGACCTTGCTTAAAATCATAAAAAACATCTTCAAAGGCATATTTTATACAGCCGTTTTTATAGGCCTTTTTGCTTTAGCACTCAAAGTTCAGACCGGCAGATTTAAATCAACCTCCTCTCACTATACCGTCACTGCAAATACCAAAGTAGATCCTAACTCCGAGCTAGCCAAATACGTAACGCAAAAGGAGATAAACGCAGTCGGCTATAGATATTGGGATATAGACGAAGAGGAGGTCAGAGATAATCCCACGATGGAACTTTTGCGCAGGAGTTTAAAATCAAAAGATACGGATAAAATTTTAAAATTTATGCAGGATAATAATATAAGCGTAGATACCCCTCTTCATTTCGGCGTTACCCCTTTGATGTATGCTAGCTTTTACGATGATGAAAAAACCGCAAAAAAGCTGATAGAGATGGGTGCCGATCCTCATAAGAAAGATAATTACGAGCTATCTCCTATGGCATACGCTATGGAAAATAACGCCACTAAGTCGGTTAGGCTTTTGCTAGATAGCGGAGTTAAGTTTGACGAAGTAGAGATCGTGCAGGAAACCTACGGCATTATGGACGTCGAAAACTGGATAGATTCTGTAAGCTTTGACGAAAACGCTACTCCGATCATACATTACCGCACGAAAGAGGTTCTTTTTAGCGGCGGAGGCGAGCCGTATTATTTTATCAGCCACCTAGTTAGAAACAATATGTACGATATAATGAAAATGGTGCTAGAGAGCGGTTATAGACCATATACCTACTCCACTTTCAATATGGGAGAGGTCTCCGTTTCAAATAAACTAGAGGAGATACCCGGCTATAAAAATATAAAAAATACTAATAAGGAGTATGGGGTAGAGGAGTTTAGACTTTATATGTCGGTATATGGAGGGTTGCTGGACGTACCCGAGCCCGGCGCTATGATAGATCTACTTTTGCAATACGATATCGGCGGAATACCGAACGATGAATTTTTAAAAAGAATGTATGATGATAAGTGCTATGAAACATATAGGTATGATATAGCCGTAGGATACTATAAAATGGGAAGTATGTTTGACTCGGCATTTTTGCAAAAACATTGTTCCGACAAGAACGCTACCTTTAAAAATATCAAAGAGTATATACTATTTGCGGTAGGGCAAAAAAAATTGATGAAATAG
- a CDS encoding Gfo/Idh/MocA family protein, whose product MKKKIAIIGMGELGQKHFSELRRSDYFELVALYHKGSSENFGPRYPIFDNLTDLFNVAKPDAVVITAPPPSHKELILKCLPFTKNIFVESPLAQSLAEAREINYAVTTNGTRLAVGYSDRYNPVIVSLLRELAKGDKIFSMSFVSGFANDDRADIVANALFRDIDLVRLLSHSEIACIELSKNISKERTLAACATLHTKSGCYCTLMQSNLYPIRRHGIEICTDSGVYFGDLISITLFKITPDGRVNLRVDRDDFSLRREHEAFCAMCDSSTNAGLASVEDAIKIREIIS is encoded by the coding sequence ATGAAAAAAAAGATAGCGATCATAGGCATGGGCGAGCTTGGTCAAAAGCACTTCAGCGAGCTAAGAAGGAGCGATTATTTCGAGCTTGTAGCGCTTTATCATAAGGGCAGCAGCGAAAATTTCGGCCCGCGCTATCCGATCTTTGATAATCTAACCGATCTTTTTAACGTAGCTAAGCCCGACGCCGTAGTCATCACGGCTCCCCCGCCATCGCATAAAGAGCTGATTTTAAAATGCCTTCCATTTACCAAAAATATCTTTGTAGAATCTCCGCTCGCACAAAGCCTAGCCGAAGCTAGAGAGATAAACTACGCAGTCACTACTAACGGCACGCGCCTAGCCGTAGGCTACTCCGACCGCTACAATCCTGTCATCGTATCCTTGCTACGCGAGCTAGCCAAGGGGGATAAAATTTTTTCGATGAGCTTCGTAAGCGGCTTTGCAAACGACGATAGAGCAGATATCGTAGCCAATGCCCTTTTTAGAGATATCGATCTTGTGCGGCTGCTTTCTCACAGCGAGATCGCCTGCATAGAACTTAGCAAAAATATCTCTAAAGAGCGCACTCTAGCTGCATGCGCGACACTCCACACAAAAAGCGGTTGCTATTGCACGCTAATGCAGTCCAATCTCTATCCGATCAGACGCCACGGTATCGAGATTTGCACCGACAGCGGTGTATATTTCGGCGATCTAATCTCAATAACTCTTTTTAAAATTACGCCTGACGGGCGCGTAAATCTGCGCGTCGATCGCGACGACTTTTCGCTACGCCGCGAACACGAAGCGTTTTGCGCGATGTGCGACAGCAGCACTAACGCAGGTCTTGCAAGCGTAGAGGATGCGATAAAAATCAGAGAAATCATCTCATGA
- the hemH gene encoding ferrochelatase, translating to MKKALILLNMGGPNNLSEVEVFLKNMFNDPFILGIKSDFWRSVLAALIVRSRAAAALSNYEKLGGRSPICSITEALCERVNSLARAELSARLKFEGAADASAANEPLQDISLQSKPPQDVPTHGEPLQNEAPQDKKPIDELICDYAMNYTPPFAEDVFKKYADFDEIILMPLYPHFSKTTVQSSLCSAEAALKRLGIKNYKIVDIFYDSAAYNEILLNLIAGCVAKFSVDEISQISLIFSAHSLPVKMVAAGDPYKAQVEAHVEILKDLLAARGIKFKEIILAYQSRLGPVKWLEPNVADVLRDLQSKKALIFPIAFCVDNSETDFELDIFYRAQARELGYEYYEVCKCPNSREDFAKFILAQAL from the coding sequence ATGAAAAAAGCCCTAATTTTACTCAACATGGGCGGTCCGAACAATCTGAGCGAGGTTGAAGTTTTTTTAAAAAATATGTTTAACGACCCCTTTATTTTAGGCATTAAAAGTGATTTTTGGCGTAGCGTTTTGGCCGCACTCATCGTAAGAAGTAGAGCGGCAGCGGCGCTTAGCAACTACGAAAAACTGGGCGGACGCTCGCCGATATGCTCCATTACCGAAGCGCTTTGCGAGCGTGTAAATTCACTCGCGCGAGCCGAATTAAGCGCGCGGTTAAAATTTGAAGGCGCGGCGGATGCGAGCGCTGCAAATGAACCGCTGCAAGACATTTCATTGCAGAGCAAGCCGCCGCAAGACGTCCCGACGCATGGCGAGCCGCTACAAAACGAGGCGCCGCAGGATAAAAAACCGATAGACGAGCTAATTTGCGATTATGCGATGAATTACACGCCGCCTTTTGCGGAGGATGTGTTTAAAAAATACGCGGATTTTGACGAGATAATTTTAATGCCTTTGTATCCGCACTTCTCGAAAACTACGGTGCAATCGAGCCTGTGCTCTGCCGAAGCGGCACTTAAGCGGCTCGGGATAAAAAATTATAAGATAGTTGATATTTTCTACGACAGCGCCGCTTACAACGAAATTTTGCTAAATTTAATCGCAGGGTGCGTTGCGAAATTTAGCGTGGATGAAATTTCGCAAATTTCGCTAATATTTTCCGCGCATTCGCTGCCGGTAAAAATGGTAGCCGCGGGCGATCCCTACAAGGCGCAGGTAGAGGCGCACGTGGAGATTTTAAAAGATCTGCTGGCTGCGCGCGGGATTAAATTTAAAGAGATCATTTTGGCGTATCAATCGCGCCTGGGTCCCGTGAAGTGGCTAGAGCCTAATGTCGCGGACGTCTTGCGAGATCTGCAGAGCAAAAAAGCGCTCATATTTCCGATCGCATTTTGCGTGGATAACTCCGAGACCGATTTCGAGCTGGATATTTTTTATAGGGCCCAGGCGCGCGAGCTGGGCTACGAATACTACGAAGTGTGCAAATGCCCGAACTCCCGCGAGGATTTTGCGAAATTTATACTCGCGCAAGCGTTGTAA